Proteins found in one Clostridium kluyveri DSM 555 genomic segment:
- a CDS encoding MFS transporter — protein sequence MKKIVFPGIAMISVTYAFARFSYGLFLPDISNSLNLSEMQAGVPSSLAYIAYCLTLVFSSLLINRAGAYNVIQISGFSAVVGTLCIALSQNLYLLSISTFIAGIGSGLSSPAFSKIAAVNLKPEEQDKGNTWINTGTSFGLIISGPLALFFNTYWRLAYIFFAAISFIVMMWNRHSIPKTDHQFKQSDLPIRKNGWNIPWKRSINLFTAAFITGISSSIYWTFSRSFLTTEYDISTMESMFFWILMGIAGILGGVAGNFIKQFGLATSYRGVLLVLLTSICLITIPSTISIYCSALLFGISYIFVTGVFIVWAVKLFVEAPFLGVSLGFLFLGIGQSFGSLTAGSIIELTSYAFGFLLFAGIGLCGLFVRTPTDTSSDS from the coding sequence GTGAAGAAAATTGTATTTCCTGGTATTGCAATGATTAGTGTAACCTATGCCTTTGCCAGATTCAGTTATGGTCTATTCCTGCCAGATATCTCAAACTCACTTAATCTGTCAGAAATGCAGGCCGGAGTGCCCAGTTCCCTTGCTTACATAGCATACTGCCTAACTTTAGTGTTTTCTTCATTATTAATTAATCGAGCAGGAGCATATAATGTCATCCAAATTTCTGGTTTCAGTGCTGTAGTTGGAACACTTTGCATTGCACTTTCTCAAAATCTATATCTGCTATCAATCAGTACATTTATTGCCGGCATAGGAAGTGGTCTGTCCTCCCCTGCATTCAGCAAAATTGCTGCAGTTAATTTGAAGCCAGAGGAACAGGATAAGGGAAATACATGGATTAATACTGGTACTAGCTTTGGTTTAATCATATCAGGACCACTGGCACTATTTTTTAATACCTATTGGCGGCTAGCCTATATATTCTTTGCTGCCATTAGCTTCATTGTTATGATGTGGAATCGCCACAGCATTCCAAAAACAGATCATCAATTTAAACAATCTGACCTACCTATAAGAAAGAATGGATGGAATATTCCATGGAAAAGAAGCATTAATTTATTCACTGCTGCATTTATTACAGGCATAAGTTCTTCTATTTATTGGACCTTTTCTAGAAGTTTTTTAACCACAGAGTATGACATAAGCACAATGGAAAGTATGTTCTTTTGGATTCTGATGGGAATCGCAGGGATTTTGGGAGGAGTTGCAGGCAATTTTATTAAGCAGTTTGGGTTAGCGACTTCCTATCGAGGCGTTCTCCTTGTCTTGTTGACTTCAATATGCTTAATTACAATACCCTCAACCATAAGCATTTATTGTTCTGCACTCTTATTTGGTATTTCTTATATTTTTGTAACCGGTGTCTTCATCGTTTGGGCAGTAAAACTATTTGTTGAAGCACCTTTTTTAGGAGTGAGCCTGGGTTTTCTGTTTTTGGGTATAGGTCAGTCCTTCGGCTCACTTACAGCAGGATCAATCATTGAGCTGACATCCTATGCTTTCGGCTTTTTATTATTTGCAGGAATAGGACTGTGTGGATTATTTGTCAGAACTCCTACCGATACATCAAGTGATTCTTAG